Proteins encoded within one genomic window of Pectobacterium araliae:
- a CDS encoding putative virulence factor gives MKRLTPKQLSTRLHGQLQAVTEGVEQAIDWVESTRQNAPRLDIEADRLIVKLRRNYNKAQHLSNVAQKEIAIGFFGLSQAGKNYLIASLAGGENGKLETSFEGQQLDYIDHINPSDRAAALVTRFSRQSGVKNKSFPVQLQLLSELDIGKIMANAFLNDLNQETTFEELDERHIAEHIKTLLMHRQPEPVEGMSRDEVVELWDYLARHDVKRQKQLEAHFWPVAIELAPFLTIDDRAQLFSVLWGELNSLTTAYRHFSHTLQHLSGTSKLLAPLRTLIDDDLNPADSLIDGSALERLHSADDPGVLVRPVQNGRAGKTTELSLAELTMLTAELLVPLHLPPKEALFEQVDVLDFPGFGEIRETRDEPPAKRQPIPYPLAHTLLRAKRAYLLERYTDNQEMNVLMVCSAAGDRGNVKVVGKALDHWVKQTQGENAQVRSHRKPGLIWAVTRHDRRITHGQNYDAAVQRYVGNPGDVWGTMLAMDKRGVARMATWLGAEVHREVKLGRIGEQLNELQRELSDNLLGNWYLPVDVDDPAEKQRVAETLLKSLQTRTGVHGELLERLLPSRDELRRLYLQQQGASYGSFLTDAEDPSAPLINSDPFGVGIEIDLFADEPIALDQPAAPAITVDYGYEADYAHGVYRYWINYLRGLPENAPLLELLNVPKSTIEMLVEELITGSIRLRIEEALVDMLVDGESLGINRENKADRQVSRVLTILGDFVAWLGFQQLDESLRPASRINRGHKIFAKPEKQAVSFGASQRLTKLSLTPTNNTAFYIYDWLVGLNEMIIQNAGYSAAREVSAEQREQLGTILALIKPEEK, from the coding sequence ATGAAACGATTAACGCCTAAACAACTTTCCACCCGACTTCACGGCCAGCTACAGGCCGTTACAGAAGGTGTTGAACAAGCCATCGACTGGGTTGAAAGCACGCGACAGAACGCCCCGCGTCTGGATATTGAAGCCGACCGTCTGATCGTCAAATTGCGCCGTAATTACAATAAAGCGCAGCATCTGTCCAATGTCGCGCAGAAAGAGATTGCCATTGGCTTTTTTGGCCTGTCTCAGGCGGGGAAAAACTATCTGATCGCGTCACTGGCTGGGGGAGAAAACGGCAAGCTGGAAACCTCGTTTGAAGGGCAACAGCTGGATTATATTGATCATATTAACCCGTCTGACCGGGCGGCAGCGCTCGTTACGCGCTTTAGCCGACAGTCTGGCGTGAAGAACAAATCGTTTCCCGTTCAGTTACAACTCCTCAGCGAGTTGGACATCGGCAAGATCATGGCCAACGCGTTTTTGAACGATCTCAATCAAGAGACAACGTTCGAAGAATTAGATGAACGCCATATCGCCGAGCACATTAAAACGCTGTTGATGCACCGCCAGCCAGAACCCGTCGAAGGGATGAGCCGCGACGAGGTGGTCGAACTCTGGGATTATCTCGCGCGTCACGATGTCAAACGGCAGAAACAGCTGGAGGCACACTTCTGGCCAGTTGCAATCGAATTAGCCCCCTTTCTTACCATTGATGACCGTGCCCAACTCTTTTCCGTGTTGTGGGGTGAATTGAATTCGTTGACCACTGCATATCGCCATTTCAGCCACACGCTGCAACATCTGTCCGGTACAAGTAAGCTGTTAGCCCCGTTACGAACGCTGATAGATGATGATTTGAATCCAGCGGACAGTCTGATCGACGGTTCCGCACTGGAGCGTCTGCACAGCGCCGACGATCCCGGCGTGTTGGTGCGCCCGGTTCAGAATGGTCGTGCAGGGAAAACAACCGAGCTCTCGCTGGCTGAATTAACGATGCTGACCGCAGAGTTGCTTGTCCCGCTGCACTTGCCTCCCAAAGAAGCGTTGTTCGAGCAGGTCGATGTGTTGGATTTTCCCGGCTTTGGTGAAATCCGCGAAACGCGGGACGAACCACCAGCAAAACGCCAACCTATACCGTATCCGCTGGCTCACACGTTATTGCGTGCAAAACGCGCCTATCTACTAGAGCGCTATACCGATAATCAGGAAATGAACGTACTGATGGTATGCAGCGCCGCTGGCGATCGTGGCAATGTTAAAGTGGTCGGTAAGGCGTTGGATCACTGGGTTAAACAAACGCAGGGCGAAAACGCGCAGGTTCGTAGCCACCGTAAACCGGGACTGATTTGGGCGGTCACTCGCCACGATCGTCGTATTACGCACGGGCAAAACTACGATGCTGCGGTACAGCGCTATGTGGGTAACCCAGGCGATGTCTGGGGAACGATGCTGGCGATGGATAAGCGCGGTGTGGCGCGTATGGCAACGTGGTTAGGTGCTGAAGTCCACCGGGAAGTGAAACTCGGGCGCATAGGTGAACAGCTCAACGAACTTCAGCGTGAACTCAGCGATAACCTGCTGGGGAACTGGTATCTGCCCGTTGATGTTGACGATCCCGCGGAAAAACAGCGCGTCGCAGAAACCTTGCTTAAATCGCTCCAGACCCGCACTGGCGTACACGGCGAGTTGCTAGAACGTCTTTTACCTTCACGTGATGAGCTACGCCGTCTGTATCTGCAACAGCAGGGCGCAAGCTATGGCAGTTTTCTCACCGATGCCGAAGACCCTTCAGCCCCCTTGATCAATAGCGATCCGTTTGGTGTTGGGATCGAGATCGATCTGTTTGCCGATGAGCCGATCGCGCTTGACCAACCTGCTGCGCCCGCCATTACCGTCGATTATGGCTATGAGGCGGACTATGCACACGGCGTTTATCGTTACTGGATTAACTACCTGCGTGGTCTGCCGGAAAATGCCCCGCTCCTTGAACTACTGAATGTGCCGAAATCAACAATTGAAATGCTAGTCGAAGAATTGATTACCGGCAGCATTCGCTTGCGGATCGAAGAAGCATTGGTCGATATGTTGGTCGATGGTGAATCGTTGGGCATCAACCGCGAGAATAAAGCTGACCGTCAGGTTTCGCGCGTGCTCACTATTCTCGGGGACTTTGTCGCCTGGCTTGGCTTCCAGCAGCTTGATGAATCCCTGCGCCCTGCCAGCCGGATTAATCGCGGCCATAAAATTTTCGCCAAGCCGGAAAAACAGGCGGTCAGCTTTGGCGCTTCACAGCGCCTCACCAAGCTGTCGCTAACGCCCACCAACAATACGGCGTTTTATATCTATGACTGGCTAGTTGGCCTGAATGAGATGATTATCCAGAATGCAGGCTATTCCGCCGCACGAGAAGTCAGTGCTGAACAACGCGAACAGTTGGGCACGATTCTGGCGTTAATTAAGCCCGAAGAGAAATAA
- a CDS encoding Gfo/Idh/MocA family oxidoreductase codes for MKKKYAVVGTGGRAGLYLESIARDYQDQGHFVAFCDTNQTRMDYANQIVHKFGHDNVATYHADQFEQMIAETTPDIVIVASIDRTHHHYIIRAMELGCDVISEKPMTIDEEKCQAIIDAINRTGRKLRVTFNYRYAPHHSKVRELIAAGVIGDVYSVHFEWLLNTEHGADYFRRWHRDKRNSGGLLVHKSTHHFDLVNFWLNSEPETVYAQGDLRFYGKANAEARGVTAFYARSHNSVAAENDPFALHMNQSEQLTALYLDAEHEDGYYRDKSVFDDGINIEDVLGVMVRYKNKAIMTYSLNAYLPWEGLNVVFNGSKGRLEMKLVEKSYVNGGGKKEDEGALDECEIKVYPMFDMPYVVPVEFKSGGHGGGDQVMLNDLFGIPEPDPLHRAADYRDGAMSILTGIAANRSLRTELPVKISELAVNLKRGN; via the coding sequence ATGAAAAAGAAATATGCTGTAGTGGGAACCGGTGGCCGAGCGGGGCTTTACCTGGAATCGATCGCCAGAGATTATCAGGATCAAGGGCACTTTGTTGCATTTTGCGATACCAACCAGACGCGGATGGATTACGCCAACCAGATTGTCCATAAATTTGGGCACGATAATGTGGCAACGTATCATGCCGACCAATTTGAGCAGATGATCGCAGAAACCACACCAGATATTGTTATTGTGGCATCGATAGATCGGACGCACCATCACTATATTATTCGGGCAATGGAATTAGGGTGCGATGTTATCAGCGAAAAACCGATGACGATCGACGAAGAAAAATGTCAGGCGATTATCGATGCGATTAACCGCACCGGCCGTAAATTACGCGTGACCTTTAATTACCGCTATGCCCCTCATCACAGCAAAGTCCGTGAATTAATTGCCGCAGGCGTCATTGGTGACGTCTATTCCGTCCATTTTGAGTGGTTGTTGAATACCGAACATGGGGCAGATTACTTCCGTCGTTGGCACCGTGACAAACGCAATAGCGGCGGGCTGTTGGTGCACAAATCCACCCACCATTTCGACCTGGTGAATTTCTGGCTGAACAGCGAGCCAGAAACGGTCTACGCGCAAGGTGATTTGCGTTTTTATGGTAAGGCGAATGCCGAAGCGCGTGGTGTTACTGCATTCTATGCACGTTCACATAATAGCGTTGCAGCAGAGAATGACCCGTTTGCACTGCATATGAATCAAAGCGAACAATTGACCGCTTTATATTTAGATGCCGAACATGAAGATGGTTATTACCGCGATAAAAGCGTGTTCGATGACGGTATTAATATTGAAGATGTGCTGGGTGTCATGGTGCGTTATAAGAACAAAGCCATTATGACGTACTCATTAAACGCCTATTTACCCTGGGAAGGGTTGAATGTGGTGTTTAATGGCAGCAAGGGCCGGTTAGAAATGAAACTGGTAGAAAAATCTTATGTAAACGGAGGCGGAAAAAAAGAGGATGAAGGTGCGCTGGATGAATGTGAAATAAAGGTCTATCCGATGTTTGACATGCCTTATGTCGTGCCAGTTGAATTTAAATCGGGTGGGCACGGCGGTGGCGATCAGGTCATGTTAAACGATCTGTTTGGTATACCGGAACCTGATCCATTACATCGTGCAGCAGATTATCGTGATGGGGCGATGTCTATTTTAACCGGTATTGCCGCCAATCGATCGCTACGCACCGAACTGCCAGTGAAAATAAGCGAACTGGCCGTTAACCTGAAAAGAGGGAATTAA
- a CDS encoding ABC transporter substrate-binding protein encodes MAKTRNTLPHLLLLCAALPVGAAFSHSADATEIRISWWGGNQRHEATLAAINAFQKANPTITVKAEYAGWDGYLSRLSTQMAGGQEPDVMRIDWNWLPQFSRNGDGFYDLNKQKDILGLGDFPPNYLKTSDVKGKLQGLPISMTSRSMIYNKTIWDNAGVAYPKTWDELFAAGPVFKQKLGDNYYPLGVAQGASDVLDILTLGRSYMAQKYGIDLIDEKKQSIAYSRDQVRELFSFYKKLVDSHVIPDQRYFSSFGRTNVYEIRPWINGELAGMYLWDSAIYTYSSNMPKETVLETGPFITMPDAKDSGLTSKPSSLFAISKNSKHPKEAAMLMSFMLSNPEGVKAVGLQNGIPANLKAQKLLEDIGVINASNLLANAYRAAEEQPASKVPVSPFMENQELVQLWTTSLQKLDYGNGEVNKVADDFLSSANRILKRAIR; translated from the coding sequence ATGGCGAAAACACGGAACACATTACCTCACCTGCTCTTACTCTGTGCTGCTCTTCCCGTTGGGGCTGCTTTCTCTCACTCTGCTGACGCCACGGAGATTCGCATCTCTTGGTGGGGGGGAAATCAACGGCACGAAGCCACACTAGCGGCGATTAACGCGTTTCAAAAAGCCAACCCGACGATTACCGTCAAAGCAGAGTATGCTGGCTGGGATGGTTATCTTTCCCGACTATCAACGCAGATGGCTGGGGGGCAAGAACCAGATGTTATGCGTATTGACTGGAACTGGTTGCCACAGTTTTCCCGCAACGGCGACGGCTTTTATGATTTGAATAAGCAGAAGGATATTTTAGGGCTGGGAGATTTTCCGCCTAACTATCTGAAAACGTCAGACGTGAAAGGGAAGCTGCAAGGTCTCCCGATTTCGATGACGTCCCGCAGCATGATTTACAACAAAACCATTTGGGATAATGCGGGTGTCGCTTACCCGAAAACCTGGGATGAACTGTTTGCCGCAGGCCCGGTGTTTAAACAAAAACTGGGTGACAACTATTATCCACTCGGCGTTGCCCAGGGGGCAAGCGATGTGCTGGATATTCTCACACTTGGCCGTAGCTACATGGCACAGAAATACGGTATTGATCTCATTGATGAGAAGAAGCAAAGCATCGCCTATAGCCGCGATCAGGTCAGGGAACTCTTCAGCTTTTATAAGAAGCTGGTTGATTCCCATGTGATACCCGATCAGCGCTATTTTTCCTCGTTCGGGCGTACTAACGTTTATGAAATTCGTCCGTGGATTAACGGCGAATTAGCCGGTATGTATCTGTGGGATTCAGCCATCTATACCTATTCCAGCAATATGCCGAAAGAGACTGTCTTAGAAACCGGGCCATTTATCACGATGCCGGATGCTAAAGATTCCGGGCTCACAAGCAAGCCGTCTTCACTGTTTGCAATCAGTAAGAACAGTAAACATCCGAAGGAAGCGGCGATGTTGATGAGTTTTATGCTGAGCAACCCAGAGGGCGTGAAGGCGGTTGGGTTGCAAAACGGGATACCTGCTAACCTGAAAGCACAAAAACTGCTGGAAGATATTGGTGTGATCAACGCCAGTAACCTGTTAGCAAATGCTTATCGTGCCGCCGAGGAGCAACCTGCATCTAAGGTGCCCGTTTCACCGTTTATGGAAAATCAGGAGTTGGTACAGCTGTGGACCACAAGTCTGCAAAAACTGGACTACGGCAATGGTGAGGTGAATAAAGTCGCCGATGATTTCCTGAGTAGCGCTAATCGCATTTTAAAACGCGCAATCCGATAA